One region of Lebetimonas natsushimae genomic DNA includes:
- the accD gene encoding acetyl-CoA carboxylase, carboxyltransferase subunit beta produces the protein MGFSNFLKKFKKPHPKKDESSNWIKCPACGAISFYKEVQKQNNTCPKCGYHFRMSAIDRINLLADEGTFVEYDKNLKPNDPLNFVDKKSYKKRIEENSKKTGNYSSVISGECTINSILAQLVVFDFNFMGGSLGSVEGEKIVRAVKRAIEKKCGLVIVSTSGGARMQESTFSLMQMAKTSAALASLAEHKLPYISVLTDPTFGGVSASFAFLGDFIIAEPGAMIGFAGPRVIKQTIGEDLPEGFQRAEFLLEHGLIDMVIKRNELKKTIGDLLKYTLKSAS, from the coding sequence ATGGGATTTAGTAATTTTTTGAAAAAATTTAAAAAACCTCATCCAAAAAAAGATGAAAGCAGCAACTGGATAAAATGCCCTGCATGCGGAGCTATCAGTTTTTATAAAGAAGTTCAAAAGCAGAACAATACCTGTCCAAAATGCGGATATCACTTTAGAATGAGCGCAATTGATAGAATCAATCTGCTCGCAGATGAGGGCACTTTTGTTGAATATGACAAAAATTTAAAACCAAACGACCCGCTTAATTTTGTAGATAAAAAAAGTTATAAAAAAAGAATAGAAGAAAACAGTAAAAAAACAGGCAATTATTCTTCCGTTATAAGCGGAGAATGCACGATAAATTCCATATTAGCACAGCTTGTTGTTTTTGATTTTAATTTTATGGGAGGAAGTCTTGGAAGCGTTGAGGGAGAAAAGATAGTAAGAGCAGTAAAAAGAGCAATTGAAAAAAAATGCGGCCTTGTAATCGTATCAACCAGCGGCGGGGCAAGAATGCAGGAGAGCACTTTTTCACTTATGCAGATGGCAAAAACTTCAGCAGCATTAGCCAGCTTAGCGGAGCACAAATTACCTTATATTTCAGTTTTAACAGACCCGACTTTTGGAGGGGTCAGCGCTTCATTTGCATTTTTAGGGGATTTTATTATTGCAGAACCGGGAGCAATGATTGGATTTGCCGGACCTAGGGTCATTAAACAAACTATTGGGGAAGATTTACCTGAAGGCTTTCAAAGAGCTGAATTCTTATTAGAACACGGTCTTATTGATATGGTAATTAAAAGAAACGAACTTAAAAAAACTATCGGAGATTTATTAAAATATACCCTAAAGAGCGCTTCTTGA